In Gemmatimonadales bacterium, the following are encoded in one genomic region:
- a CDS encoding MBL fold metallo-hydrolase, with protein MGSRSDHYDGRRFFNPGGSAGPSPRTIVRMMREPRARWPRSVPVSPVQAPPMGLGAAAQVTYVGHATFLIQTPAGNILTDPIWSPRASPVGFAGPRRVRAPAIAFGDLPEIAVVLLSHNHYDHCDIPTLRALQRRFSPWVVTALGNGALLRRIGIRQVSELDWWDVLPLDGMTITSTPARHFSARTPWDRNRALWCGFTIELASVLLYFAGDSAYGPHFTAIGERIGAPDLSLIPIGAYEPRWFMAAHHMDPAEAVTAHLDLGSRRSVGMHFGTFQLTAEAIDAPAEALAAARSAHGVAETVFRAPTFGEIITVPEVPTASISGE; from the coding sequence ATGGGATCACGCAGCGATCATTACGACGGTCGGCGCTTCTTCAATCCCGGCGGAAGCGCCGGCCCTTCGCCACGGACCATCGTGCGGATGATGCGCGAGCCTCGCGCTCGGTGGCCGAGGTCAGTACCGGTGTCGCCGGTGCAGGCTCCCCCGATGGGCCTCGGAGCGGCGGCGCAGGTGACCTATGTCGGCCATGCGACTTTCCTGATTCAGACGCCGGCCGGCAACATCCTCACCGATCCGATCTGGTCGCCACGCGCGAGCCCGGTGGGATTCGCCGGCCCAAGGCGCGTGCGAGCTCCCGCGATCGCGTTCGGCGATCTCCCCGAGATCGCCGTCGTGCTGCTCAGTCACAATCACTACGATCACTGCGACATTCCCACGCTGCGTGCCTTGCAACGCCGATTCTCGCCGTGGGTCGTGACCGCGCTCGGCAACGGCGCCCTGCTGCGGCGCATCGGAATCCGGCAGGTCAGCGAACTCGATTGGTGGGACGTGCTCCCCCTGGATGGCATGACCATCACCTCAACTCCGGCGCGGCACTTCTCCGCCAGGACACCCTGGGATCGCAATCGCGCGCTCTGGTGCGGGTTCACCATCGAGCTGGCGAGCGTGTTGCTCTATTTCGCTGGTGACAGTGCATACGGGCCGCACTTCACGGCAATCGGCGAACGGATCGGCGCCCCCGATCTCTCCCTGATTCCGATCGGAGCGTACGAGCCGCGCTGGTTCATGGCGGCGCATCACATGGATCCGGCCGAGGCGGTCACCGCGCATCTCGACCTGGGGAGCCGGCGCAGCGTCGGAATGCACTTCGGCACCTTTCAGCTCACGGCCGAGGCGATCGACGCACCAGCGGAAGCGCTCGCCGCTGCACGGAGCGCTCATGGCGTTGCCGAGACGGTGTTTCGCGCGCCGACGTTCGGTGAAATCATCACCGTGCCGGAGGTGCCGACCGCCTCGATTTCTGGGGAGTGA
- a CDS encoding VOC family protein, with protein MIVDRIEPCVEFWVSRFGFTLRHQVPGLDGILVFASVELGDIEVMYQTRASVEADLPGTAKELDGKSVVLFIAVDDINAAASALTGAPIVKAKHETFYGSTEIYVREPGGHIVGFAQMGKS; from the coding sequence ATGATCGTCGACCGCATCGAGCCGTGTGTGGAGTTCTGGGTCTCGCGGTTCGGCTTCACGCTGCGCCACCAGGTTCCGGGCCTCGACGGCATCCTCGTCTTCGCGTCCGTCGAGCTCGGTGATATCGAGGTGATGTACCAGACGCGCGCCAGCGTCGAAGCGGACCTGCCCGGCACGGCGAAGGAACTAGATGGCAAGTCGGTCGTCCTCTTCATCGCGGTCGACGACATCAATGCAGCAGCGAGCGCGTTGACCGGTGCGCCGATCGTCAAGGCGAAGCACGAGACCTTCTACGGGAGCACCGAGATCTATGTGCGCGAGCCCGGAGGGCACATCGTCGGCTTCGCCCAGATGGGAAAGTCGTGA
- a CDS encoding DUF3175 domain-containing protein, translating to MVRHGRDTGRRYSRSSRDVASHSSAMILDPQVLTWSNPSRIAGSLKRSALRSRHRKTSPFRSAMSTLNFYINRAGASLNAAQRAVLERAKTELRRQFGKESARP from the coding sequence ATGGTTCGTCACGGACGAGACACCGGGCGCCGCTACAGCCGGTCGTCCCGGGATGTCGCAAGTCACAGCAGCGCCATGATCCTTGATCCGCAGGTCCTCACCTGGTCCAATCCATCTCGCATCGCCGGCTCGCTCAAGCGCTCGGCCCTCCGGAGCCGTCACCGCAAGACCAGTCCGTTCCGCTCGGCGATGTCGACATTGAACTTCTATATCAATCGCGCAGGCGCCTCACTCAACGCGGCACAGCGGGCCGTGCTCGAGCGGGCCAAGACCGAGTTGCGACGGCAGTTCGGGAAGGAGTCCGCGCGCCCCTGA
- the galA gene encoding beta-galactosidase GalA, translating into MASWSRRSVIQSGVAASLTPWVARLPRGHAPTAGRERLLLDFGWRFHLGHASDPAQDFGFGAGSEFDKSGGLFRPSRLTFDDSAWRQVNLPHDWVVELPFDPADELNDAGHHPVGRNFPATSIGWYRRVFTLPPGDAGRRITLEFDGIYRDALIALNGHLVGRNFSGYAPFTADVTDIVTTGGRNVLVVRADATEREGWFYEGAGIYRHAWLVKTAPVHVGQWGTYVTSTVARGSATVHAATDLRNESGDAVQCVVAQSILDGTGRTISTARSAPVRVDPWDQRTVPVDLAVRAPRLWSIDDPAMHTLVTTVEVAGREVDRYTTPFGIRTMRFDPDQGFFLNDKRVELKGTCNHQDHAGVGSALPDRLQSYRIERLKAMGSNAYRTSHNPPTPELLDACDRLGMLVLDENRTFSSEAEGTSQLERMIRRDRNHPSVFAWSLANEEGSDQGNDRGARMASTLRRLAHRLDPARPVTAAMNGSWGKGFTSVVDVQGFNYFLGDIDAIHKQFPAKPLMGTEVASTLSTRGIYANDKDRGYLAAYDVNKPGWGALAEEWWSYFDARAFLAGGFVWTGFDYRGEPTPYKWPCISSHFGIMDTCGFPKDLFYYYQAWWGDAPVLHLFPHWNWAGREGESIDVWVYANVDEVELLVNGQSLGKLPMHRNSHVAWKVPYAPGKIEARGFTNGTMTITDVRETTGAPAAIALRPDRTRISADGEDVVVLEVRVVDAAGRVVPTADDQISFSVNSPAALIGVGNGDPSSHEPDKGSTRRAFNGLCCAIIQGAKLPGSIRIDATAPGLRPASVTVEAAGAPARLAVE; encoded by the coding sequence ATGGCCAGCTGGTCCCGTCGCAGCGTGATTCAAAGCGGTGTCGCCGCGTCGCTCACTCCATGGGTGGCGCGGCTCCCCCGCGGCCACGCACCGACCGCAGGTCGCGAACGGCTCCTCCTCGATTTCGGCTGGCGATTCCACCTGGGCCACGCCAGCGATCCCGCCCAGGATTTCGGGTTCGGAGCCGGCAGCGAATTCGACAAATCCGGCGGTCTCTTCCGTCCGTCACGCCTCACCTTCGATGACTCCGCGTGGCGGCAAGTCAACCTGCCGCACGATTGGGTGGTCGAGCTGCCGTTCGACCCCGCCGACGAACTCAACGACGCCGGCCACCACCCCGTCGGCCGAAACTTCCCGGCGACGAGCATCGGGTGGTACCGCCGCGTCTTCACGCTGCCGCCAGGAGATGCCGGCCGCAGGATCACGCTCGAGTTCGACGGGATCTACCGCGATGCGCTGATCGCGCTCAATGGCCATCTCGTCGGCCGCAACTTCAGCGGCTACGCCCCGTTCACCGCCGACGTCACCGACATCGTGACAACCGGCGGGCGCAACGTGCTGGTTGTCCGCGCCGACGCAACCGAACGCGAAGGATGGTTCTACGAAGGGGCCGGGATCTACCGGCACGCGTGGCTCGTCAAGACCGCGCCGGTGCATGTGGGACAGTGGGGGACGTACGTCACGTCGACCGTCGCCCGGGGATCGGCGACGGTCCACGCCGCGACCGACCTGCGCAACGAGAGCGGCGACGCGGTCCAGTGTGTCGTGGCGCAATCGATTCTCGACGGCACCGGACGAACGATCTCGACCGCCCGCTCCGCGCCGGTTCGCGTCGATCCGTGGGACCAGCGCACCGTCCCCGTCGATCTCGCCGTTCGCGCCCCGCGCCTCTGGTCGATCGACGATCCCGCGATGCACACCCTCGTGACCACGGTCGAAGTTGCCGGCCGGGAGGTCGATCGCTACACCACGCCGTTCGGGATCAGGACGATGCGCTTCGACCCGGATCAGGGATTCTTCCTCAACGACAAGCGCGTCGAACTGAAGGGGACGTGCAACCACCAGGATCACGCCGGCGTCGGTTCGGCGCTCCCGGACCGGCTGCAGTCGTATCGGATCGAGCGGCTCAAGGCGATGGGCTCCAACGCCTATCGCACGTCGCATAACCCACCGACGCCCGAACTCCTCGACGCCTGCGACCGGCTAGGCATGCTGGTCCTCGACGAAAACCGGACCTTCTCGTCCGAGGCCGAAGGGACGAGCCAACTCGAGCGGATGATTCGCCGGGACAGGAATCACCCGTCGGTCTTCGCATGGTCACTCGCCAACGAGGAGGGTTCCGATCAGGGGAACGATCGCGGCGCGCGCATGGCGAGCACGCTGCGGCGCCTGGCGCATCGGCTGGATCCGGCCCGGCCCGTCACCGCGGCGATGAACGGCAGCTGGGGAAAAGGATTCACCTCGGTAGTCGATGTGCAGGGATTCAACTATTTCCTGGGCGACATCGATGCGATTCACAAACAATTCCCGGCCAAGCCGCTGATGGGCACTGAAGTGGCCAGCACTCTGTCCACGCGCGGGATCTACGCCAACGACAAGGATCGCGGCTACCTCGCCGCGTATGATGTCAACAAGCCGGGATGGGGTGCGCTCGCCGAGGAGTGGTGGAGCTATTTCGACGCCCGCGCCTTTCTCGCCGGCGGGTTCGTCTGGACCGGATTCGACTATCGCGGCGAGCCGACGCCGTACAAATGGCCGTGCATCAGCTCGCACTTCGGCATCATGGATACCTGCGGATTTCCGAAGGACCTCTTCTACTACTATCAGGCGTGGTGGGGCGACGCACCGGTGCTGCATCTCTTTCCGCACTGGAACTGGGCCGGTCGCGAGGGGGAGTCGATCGATGTGTGGGTCTATGCCAACGTCGACGAGGTTGAACTGCTGGTGAACGGACAGTCGCTCGGCAAGCTTCCGATGCATCGCAATTCGCACGTCGCATGGAAAGTCCCGTATGCGCCGGGGAAAATCGAGGCGCGCGGCTTCACGAACGGCACGATGACGATTACCGACGTGCGCGAGACGACTGGCGCGCCCGCGGCGATCGCATTGCGGCCCGATCGCACTCGAATCAGCGCCGATGGTGAAGATGTCGTGGTGCTCGAAGTGCGGGTCGTCGATGCTGCCGGTCGCGTCGTGCCGACCGCCGATGACCAGATCTCGTTCAGCGTGAATTCCCCGGCGGCGCTGATCGGCGTCGGCAACGGCGACCCAAGCAGTCATGAGCCGGACAAGGGCTCGACGCGCCGCGCCTTCAACGGTCTCTGTTGCGCCATCATCCAGGGCGCGAAGCTTCCGGGATCAATTCGAATCGACGCCACCGCACCGGGGCTTCGCCCGGCGAGTGTGACGGTCGAGGCGGCTGGCGCCCCCGCCCGGCTGGCGGTCGAGTAG